In the genome of Saprospira sp. CCB-QB6, one region contains:
- the atpF gene encoding F0F1 ATP synthase subunit B, with amino-acid sequence MLYLADFSVMNPSFGLLFWTSIIFILVWLVIGRFFKSIKNALKDRETDIQSALDQAKLAREEMAQLKSEHDVLLKKAREERLKIIADAEAAREQIVEEAKAKADQSSRQMIEAAKQEIENRRKEMEVELFNELGQLSVHLAEQLIGRELESKHEDFIQSKVTELKNTDLAQLN; translated from the coding sequence ATGCTTTATCTAGCAGACTTCTCTGTGATGAATCCAAGCTTCGGCTTGTTGTTCTGGACCAGCATCATCTTCATCTTGGTATGGTTGGTTATCGGCCGCTTTTTCAAGAGTATCAAGAATGCGCTTAAAGATCGTGAAACCGATATCCAGTCGGCTCTAGATCAGGCCAAATTGGCTCGTGAAGAAATGGCTCAACTAAAATCTGAGCATGACGTATTGTTGAAAAAAGCTCGTGAAGAGCGCTTGAAAATTATTGCTGATGCTGAGGCCGCTCGCGAGCAAATTGTAGAAGAAGCCAAAGCTAAAGCAGACCAAAGCAGCCGTCAAATGATTGAGGCCGCTAAACAAGAAATTGAGAACCGCCGCAAAGAAATGGAGGTGGAGCTCTTTAACGAACTCGGTCAACTTTCTGTACATCTTGCAGAACAACTCATTGGCCGTGAACTTGAAAGTAAGCATGAGGATTTCATTCAGTCTAAAGTGACTGAGTTGAAAAATACAGACCTCGCCCAGCTCAACTAA
- the atpG gene encoding ATP synthase F1 subunit gamma: MANLKEVRDRIQSVNSTQQITKAMKLVAASKLRRAQQAITQLRPYSEKLNSILSNIMLTIEEGADESGYSNERQINKVCLVVISSNRGLCGAYNSNVIKQVIGLLEEGGKYHKQYEAGNVSMLFIGKKAYDILKKTYTKATLITDYLEIVGKNFSSQDSMPIAEMLMQQYLDTDYDAIDIVYAKFRNAAMQEFEVEQFLPIAKAEAPEGQEDFSVDFIFEPPKEDLLEYLTPTILKTQFHKTILDSNASEHGARMTAMDKASENADELLRELKINYNKARQEAITTELGEIVGGAAALESQ, translated from the coding sequence ATGGCCAACCTTAAAGAAGTACGTGACCGCATTCAGTCGGTAAACTCTACGCAGCAAATTACCAAAGCGATGAAGCTGGTAGCGGCCTCTAAGTTGCGTCGTGCCCAACAAGCTATCACGCAATTGCGCCCTTACTCAGAAAAACTCAATAGCATTTTGTCTAACATTATGCTCACTATTGAAGAAGGAGCAGATGAGTCTGGCTACTCTAATGAACGCCAAATCAATAAGGTCTGCCTAGTGGTGATTAGCTCTAACCGTGGCCTTTGTGGTGCCTATAACTCTAATGTAATCAAACAGGTGATCGGCCTGCTAGAAGAAGGAGGAAAATACCACAAGCAATATGAAGCTGGCAATGTTTCTATGCTCTTCATTGGTAAAAAAGCATACGATATCCTCAAAAAGACCTATACGAAGGCTACCTTGATTACGGATTATCTCGAAATCGTAGGCAAAAATTTCTCTTCTCAAGATTCTATGCCTATAGCCGAAATGCTTATGCAGCAGTATCTGGACACAGACTATGACGCTATTGATATCGTCTATGCTAAGTTCCGCAATGCCGCTATGCAAGAGTTTGAAGTAGAACAGTTCCTCCCTATCGCCAAAGCAGAAGCCCCAGAAGGTCAAGAAGACTTTTCTGTAGACTTTATCTTTGAGCCACCCAAAGAGGATTTGCTCGAATACCTCACGCCTACTATCCTCAAAACGCAGTTTCACAAAACTATCCTAGACTCTAATGCCTCTGAGCATGGTGCCCGTATGACGGCTATGGATAAAGCTTCTGAAAATGCCGATGAGCTCTTGCGTGAACTCAAAATTAACTATAACAAAGCCCGCCAAGAAGCAATTACTACCGAATTGGGAGAAATTGTGGGTGGTGCTGCCGCTCTCGAAAGCCAATAA
- a CDS encoding DUF1294 domain-containing protein, translating into MLLLLLLPISLNIYALIQMYWDKRQAQKDAWRVPEKQLLRLGFLGGSLGLLTGIYWFRHKTRKRSFLWRAWAAFLLHLLLLGFFLYYFYGLEF; encoded by the coding sequence ATGCTTTTACTTCTCCTCTTGCCCATTAGCCTGAATATTTATGCCCTGATTCAAATGTATTGGGATAAACGACAGGCCCAAAAAGACGCTTGGCGAGTCCCCGAAAAACAGCTGTTGCGCCTAGGTTTTTTGGGCGGTAGCTTGGGCCTTTTAACCGGCATTTATTGGTTTCGACACAAAACCCGAAAACGCTCCTTTCTCTGGCGAGCTTGGGCCGCCTTTCTTTTACATCTGCTTTTATTGGGCTTCTTTCTATACTACTTCTACGGCTTAGAATTTTAG
- a CDS encoding calcium/sodium antiporter: MDFMTIFFLIIGFVLLIKGADYLVDGASAVAKRFGIPDIIIGLTVVSMGTSAPELVVSVGSAMQGSTGLVFANVIGSNISNTCLILGVAGLIVPLVVQSTTVKYELPLSILIIPLLFVLSNDSMLWGAETSTLSRIDGFILLTLFAGFLYYVFRSAKNNPEEVEAIDPLPAWKSAIFIVGGIAALVIGGDWVVSSAKDIAKAFGMTERLVGLTVVAVGTSLPELATSVVAAMKRNSDIAIGNVVGSNIFNVLLVLGTSAAIMPTNYELAINFDLYFLMAVSFVLFAFFFVGTLRKENLYTLDRWEAALLLIAIIGYFAYIIVNDPGTAAAVG; this comes from the coding sequence ATGGATTTCATGACAATTTTCTTTCTCATTATTGGCTTTGTATTGCTCATCAAGGGAGCCGATTATCTGGTAGATGGGGCTTCGGCTGTGGCCAAGCGCTTTGGTATTCCAGATATTATTATTGGTTTGACGGTGGTGTCTATGGGGACCTCTGCGCCCGAGTTGGTGGTTAGTGTGGGTTCTGCCATGCAAGGTTCTACGGGTTTGGTTTTTGCCAATGTGATTGGGAGTAACATCTCGAACACTTGTTTGATTTTGGGTGTGGCGGGTTTGATTGTGCCCTTGGTGGTGCAGTCGACTACCGTAAAATATGAGTTGCCCTTATCGATTTTGATTATTCCCCTGCTCTTTGTTTTGTCTAATGACAGTATGCTTTGGGGAGCCGAAACAAGTACGCTTAGCCGCATAGATGGCTTTATCTTATTGACCTTATTTGCGGGCTTTTTGTACTATGTTTTCCGTTCTGCCAAGAACAATCCCGAGGAAGTAGAGGCAATTGATCCTTTGCCTGCATGGAAATCGGCCATCTTTATTGTGGGCGGTATTGCAGCCTTGGTTATTGGTGGCGATTGGGTAGTGAGTTCGGCCAAAGATATCGCTAAAGCATTTGGTATGACGGAGCGTTTGGTGGGCTTGACCGTTGTGGCAGTAGGGACCTCTTTGCCAGAGCTAGCCACCTCTGTGGTAGCCGCCATGAAGCGCAATTCTGATATTGCGATTGGCAATGTGGTGGGCTCTAATATCTTTAATGTGCTTTTGGTTTTGGGAACGAGTGCAGCCATTATGCCCACCAACTACGAATTGGCCATCAACTTTGATTTATACTTCTTGATGGCGGTCAGTTTTGTCTTATTTGCTTTCTTTTTTGTGGGCACTTTGCGCAAAGAGAACCTCTATACCTTAGATCGTTGGGAGGCCGCCTTGTTGTTGATCGCCATCATTGGCTACTTTGCCTATATTATCGTCAATGATCCTGGCACAGCGGCAGCTGTAGGTTAG
- the atpA gene encoding F0F1 ATP synthase subunit alpha, which yields MVDVRPDEISAILKEQITGFGAGATLEEEGTVLEVGDGIARIYGLTNVAAGELVEFKDKGVQAIALNLEEDNVGVVLMGASEKIKEGDKVKRTGRIASIDVGEGMLGRVINPLGQPLDGRGAIKGERYAMPLERKAPGVIYRQPVNEPLQTGIKAIDAMIPIGRGQRELIIGDRQTGKTAIAIDTILNQKEFYDRNEPVYCIYVAVGQKASTVAMVAKTLEENGALPYTVIVSAAASDPAPLQFYAPFAGAAVGEFFRDTGRPALIVYDDLSKQAVAYREVSLLLRRPPGREAYPGDVFYLHSRLLERAAKVINNDDIAREMNDLPDSLKNAKDAQGNPIVKGGGSLTALPIIETQAADVSAYIPTNVISITDGQIFLESNLFNAGVRPAINVGVSVSRVGGSAQIKPMKKVSGTLKLDQAQYRELEAFAKFGSDLDAATKLVLDKGARNVEILKQPQYSPVSVEKQVAIIYCGTKGLLRNVPVDRVKEFERLFLLELDRRLPEVLTAFRNGKYNKEDLAKIEGLAAEMTQQFA from the coding sequence ATGGTTGACGTAAGACCGGACGAGATCTCCGCAATATTGAAAGAGCAAATTACTGGTTTTGGCGCCGGTGCAACGCTCGAAGAAGAAGGTACCGTATTGGAAGTGGGTGATGGTATCGCCCGTATCTATGGTTTAACAAATGTAGCGGCCGGTGAATTGGTCGAATTCAAAGATAAAGGGGTTCAAGCTATCGCCCTTAACTTGGAAGAAGACAACGTAGGGGTTGTACTTATGGGTGCTTCTGAAAAGATTAAAGAGGGAGACAAAGTAAAACGTACTGGCCGTATCGCTTCTATCGATGTAGGAGAAGGTATGCTTGGCCGCGTAATCAATCCTTTGGGCCAGCCGCTAGACGGACGTGGTGCTATCAAAGGAGAACGCTATGCTATGCCCCTAGAGCGTAAAGCTCCTGGTGTAATTTACCGTCAGCCTGTAAATGAGCCTCTCCAAACAGGAATCAAAGCTATCGATGCCATGATTCCAATCGGACGTGGACAACGTGAGTTGATTATCGGTGACCGCCAAACTGGTAAAACAGCTATCGCCATCGATACTATTCTCAACCAAAAAGAATTTTACGATCGCAATGAGCCCGTATACTGTATCTACGTTGCCGTAGGTCAAAAAGCTTCTACTGTAGCTATGGTAGCTAAAACACTAGAAGAAAATGGCGCTCTTCCTTATACTGTAATCGTTTCTGCAGCAGCTTCTGATCCTGCTCCCCTCCAGTTCTACGCTCCCTTTGCTGGTGCCGCTGTAGGTGAGTTCTTCCGCGATACAGGACGCCCCGCTCTTATTGTTTATGATGATTTGTCTAAGCAGGCTGTAGCCTACCGTGAGGTATCTCTACTTCTACGTCGTCCTCCCGGACGTGAGGCTTATCCTGGTGACGTTTTCTACCTTCACTCTCGCTTGCTAGAGCGCGCAGCTAAGGTGATCAACAACGATGATATCGCTCGTGAAATGAACGATTTGCCCGATTCACTCAAAAACGCTAAGGATGCTCAAGGTAATCCTATCGTGAAAGGTGGTGGATCACTTACGGCTCTTCCTATCATCGAGACACAAGCAGCCGACGTTTCTGCTTATATCCCAACTAACGTAATTTCTATTACCGATGGTCAGATCTTCCTAGAGTCTAACCTTTTCAACGCTGGTGTACGTCCCGCTATTAACGTAGGGGTTTCTGTATCTCGCGTAGGGGGGTCTGCTCAGATCAAACCCATGAAAAAGGTATCTGGTACCCTTAAGTTGGACCAAGCACAGTACCGCGAATTGGAGGCTTTTGCCAAGTTTGGCTCTGACCTCGATGCCGCTACTAAACTTGTTCTTGACAAAGGTGCTCGTAACGTAGAAATCCTAAAACAACCTCAGTACTCTCCCGTTTCTGTAGAGAAGCAGGTAGCTATTATCTACTGTGGTACTAAAGGCCTTTTGCGTAATGTTCCTGTGGATCGCGTTAAAGAATTTGAGCGCCTATTCTTGCTCGAACTCGACCGCCGTCTACCCGAAGTACTCACTGCCTTCCGCAACGGTAAGTACAACAAAGAAGATCTCGCTAAGATCGAAGGACTTGCCGCCGAAATGACGCAGCAATTCGCTTAA
- the atpE gene encoding ATP synthase F0 subunit C encodes MGPLGAGLAVIGAGLGIGQIGGKAMEGISRQPKAAGDIRTSMIIAAALVEGAALFAIVVALIKE; translated from the coding sequence ATGGGACCTCTTGGAGCTGGACTAGCTGTTATCGGCGCAGGCCTTGGAATTGGACAAATTGGCGGTAAAGCCATGGAAGGTATTTCACGTCAACCTAAGGCGGCTGGTGACATCCGTACAAGTATGATTATCGCTGCTGCTCTTGTTGAGGGTGCTGCCCTCTTTGCTATCGTAGTAGCTTTGATCAAAGAGTAA
- the atpH gene encoding ATP synthase F1 subunit delta: MSISRIAARYAQSLFDLAQQEQALDQIHEDVKSIEQVVELPDFEAVMRNPLISTEKKENIFEAVFKGKIHPLALNTLMVMAEHKRERYLSAFCHFFHNLYTEYKEVSIVKLTTATAVSQAAIDNILAGFQEKGLIKKDIELEVAVDPSLVAGFVLEFNDKVYNASVAQKLSELRTKFSQNLYTKNI; the protein is encoded by the coding sequence ATGTCTATTAGCCGTATTGCCGCTCGCTACGCCCAATCACTCTTTGATTTGGCCCAACAAGAGCAAGCACTCGATCAAATTCATGAGGATGTAAAAAGTATTGAGCAGGTGGTAGAATTGCCCGATTTTGAGGCAGTCATGAGAAACCCACTGATCTCTACCGAGAAAAAAGAAAACATCTTCGAAGCCGTGTTCAAAGGGAAAATTCATCCCCTCGCCCTCAATACCTTGATGGTAATGGCTGAACACAAAAGAGAACGCTACCTTAGCGCTTTCTGCCACTTCTTCCACAACCTCTACACTGAGTATAAAGAGGTTTCTATCGTTAAACTGACCACGGCCACTGCCGTTAGCCAAGCCGCTATTGACAATATTTTGGCTGGCTTTCAAGAAAAAGGCCTAATCAAAAAAGATATTGAACTAGAGGTGGCTGTAGATCCTAGCCTCGTTGCTGGATTTGTGCTCGAGTTTAATGATAAAGTATATAATGCCTCTGTGGCGCAAAAGCTCTCTGAGCTGAGAACCAAATTTAGTCAAAACCTCTATACTAAAAATATTTAA
- the aroC gene encoding chorismate synthase: MAGNSFGRIFKITTYGESHGAGIGVIIDGCPSGLLLDLDLIRRDLARRRPGQSAIVTQRQETEAFQILSGLFEGQTTGTPLHIFIPNQNAKSKDYSGWADLYRPSHADYSYAAKYGIRDYRGGGRSSARETAARVAAGAVARQLLAQYGIKIWAYVKAVGELECTRPYWELDPSEVERNPVRAADPQSAKAMETLIRAVRKAGDSIGGQITLVIEGVPPGLGEPVFDRLQADLAKAMLSINACKGFEYGSGFAGTKMRGSQHNDPFVMENGQVKTTTNYSGGIQGGISNGMDIYCNLAFKPVATLMQAQQTINQKGEAVTLDGKGRHDPCVLPRAVPIVEAMAALVILDHYFIHQSRQ, translated from the coding sequence ATGGCGGGCAATAGTTTCGGACGAATTTTTAAAATTACAACTTACGGAGAATCTCATGGAGCGGGCATCGGTGTCATCATTGACGGCTGCCCCTCTGGCCTCCTGCTAGATTTAGACCTCATTCGCCGCGATTTGGCCCGCAGAAGACCCGGCCAATCCGCTATCGTTACCCAACGCCAAGAAACCGAAGCGTTTCAAATTTTATCTGGCCTCTTTGAAGGCCAAACTACAGGCACACCCCTACATATTTTCATCCCCAACCAAAATGCTAAATCTAAGGACTATAGCGGCTGGGCCGATCTTTATCGCCCCTCTCATGCCGACTATAGCTATGCCGCCAAATATGGCATCAGAGATTATCGCGGTGGAGGCCGCTCTTCAGCCAGAGAAACAGCCGCAAGGGTAGCCGCTGGAGCCGTCGCTCGGCAGCTTTTGGCCCAATATGGCATTAAGATTTGGGCCTATGTAAAAGCAGTAGGCGAACTAGAATGTACTCGCCCCTACTGGGAATTAGACCCCTCTGAAGTAGAACGAAATCCCGTTCGAGCAGCTGACCCCCAAAGCGCCAAAGCCATGGAAACCCTAATCCGAGCCGTCCGAAAAGCAGGCGATAGCATCGGAGGCCAAATTACTTTGGTCATAGAGGGCGTTCCCCCTGGTTTAGGCGAACCCGTCTTCGATCGCCTCCAAGCCGATTTAGCCAAAGCCATGCTCAGCATCAACGCCTGTAAGGGCTTTGAATACGGCTCTGGCTTTGCCGGGACCAAAATGCGCGGCAGCCAACATAATGACCCCTTTGTCATGGAAAATGGACAGGTCAAAACTACAACTAATTATTCTGGTGGAATACAGGGCGGAATTTCTAATGGCATGGACATTTATTGCAATTTGGCCTTTAAGCCCGTGGCTACCCTTATGCAAGCCCAACAGACAATTAACCAGAAAGGAGAAGCCGTTACTTTAGACGGAAAAGGAAGACATGACCCCTGTGTGCTCCCCAGAGCCGTCCCCATTGTGGAGGCCATGGCCGCTTTAGTTATCTTAGACCATTATTTTATTCATCAGTCTCGCCAATAG
- the atpB gene encoding F0F1 ATP synthase subunit A yields the protein MLKKIYSLLVIAILGLLGGQNQAYASGGDDPIEAVMHHIGDAHQFHIVGDMYLPLPCIAYSDAGFFFSLSSAFEYSHANHMSLKAIDGYVLYHDELMRIKGDFPAGVVELKTDGHVDAHSDQPMPGHSDAHGEKQVVDEHGVHTEGGHDRDEVHTMHQITHDGKTYELESASKLQAMTSWYDFSVTKNVFSMFLAFLLLVVIFSSVAKAYKKNQGKAPKGLQSLLEPVFVFMRDEVIEPAIGHKWEKFFPFLMSLFFFILFSNLLGLIPFFPGSANITGNLGVTLVLAAFTFLVTNISGNGHYWRHVFAMPGVPLPILILLTPIEVVGLFIKPITLLIRLFANITAGHIIILSLVSLIFIFSNGGENTGGAVGGGAIAVPFVFAMNFLELFVAFLQAFIFTLLSSIYIGAAVEEHHHEEAH from the coding sequence ATGCTTAAGAAAATTTACAGCCTTCTAGTAATTGCGATTTTGGGCCTTTTGGGAGGTCAGAATCAGGCTTATGCTTCTGGGGGAGATGACCCCATTGAGGCGGTCATGCACCACATTGGCGACGCACATCAATTTCACATTGTAGGCGATATGTATTTGCCCTTGCCTTGTATTGCTTATAGCGATGCAGGTTTTTTCTTTAGCCTATCTTCTGCTTTTGAGTATAGCCATGCCAATCACATGAGCCTCAAAGCTATCGACGGATATGTATTGTATCATGACGAGTTGATGCGCATCAAAGGAGATTTTCCTGCTGGTGTTGTAGAGCTAAAAACAGATGGTCATGTTGATGCACACTCTGATCAGCCGATGCCTGGCCATAGCGATGCTCATGGCGAAAAGCAGGTAGTCGATGAGCATGGTGTTCATACAGAGGGTGGTCACGATCGTGACGAAGTGCATACTATGCACCAAATTACGCATGATGGAAAAACGTATGAGCTAGAGTCGGCTAGCAAGCTACAAGCGATGACTAGCTGGTATGATTTCTCGGTAACGAAGAATGTATTTTCTATGTTTTTGGCCTTCTTGCTATTGGTAGTCATCTTTAGCTCAGTAGCCAAAGCTTATAAAAAGAATCAAGGAAAAGCGCCCAAAGGCCTTCAGTCTTTGCTTGAGCCTGTCTTTGTATTTATGCGCGACGAAGTAATTGAGCCTGCAATTGGCCACAAATGGGAAAAATTCTTTCCTTTCTTGATGTCGCTATTCTTCTTTATCTTGTTTTCTAACTTGTTGGGCCTCATTCCTTTCTTTCCTGGAAGTGCCAACATCACAGGAAACTTGGGCGTTACTTTGGTACTCGCCGCCTTCACTTTCTTGGTCACTAACATTAGCGGAAATGGCCACTACTGGCGCCACGTCTTTGCTATGCCTGGTGTACCTCTTCCCATCTTGATTTTGTTGACGCCTATTGAGGTAGTTGGTTTATTTATTAAGCCAATTACGCTCTTGATTCGTTTGTTTGCGAACATTACGGCAGGTCACATTATCATCCTTTCATTGGTTAGCTTGATTTTCATCTTCTCTAATGGAGGCGAAAACACAGGCGGTGCCGTAGGAGGTGGAGCAATTGCAGTTCCTTTTGTATTTGCCATGAACTTCTTGGAGCTCTTCGTAGCTTTCTTGCAAGCCTTCATCTTTACTTTGCTTTCTTCTATTTATATCGGTGCAGCTGTAGAAGAGCACCACCATGAAGAAGCACACTAG
- a CDS encoding response regulator, which translates to MQKKILLVDDQPQNLHQVLKALYPKKEEYELSFAPNGAQALALLEDLKVDLILLDWEMPLMDGIQTLEALKKEERWANIPVIMYTGVHTASQALQKAFDLGAIDFLRKPVDETELLARIQNIFYIQQTHALEQERNELALSLKRKELLHYAIWLQEKNGFLQSFEQKLSSYLQKKLPYDKEGQSLLRELEQEIAIKSKWENLRQQADNIHQAFIRRFEESHPQLSAGDIKLATLIRIKQTNQEIADTPAIALSSVSKKKLRLRDKLGFASAAELEAHILTF; encoded by the coding sequence ATGCAAAAGAAGATTCTCCTTGTCGATGACCAACCCCAAAATCTACATCAGGTCCTTAAAGCCCTCTACCCTAAAAAAGAGGAATACGAACTCTCTTTTGCCCCCAATGGCGCCCAAGCTTTGGCACTGCTAGAAGATCTAAAGGTAGACCTCATTCTACTAGATTGGGAAATGCCCCTGATGGATGGTATCCAAACACTAGAAGCCCTTAAAAAAGAGGAGCGCTGGGCCAATATTCCCGTTATCATGTACACTGGGGTGCATACGGCTAGCCAAGCGCTACAAAAGGCCTTTGATTTAGGAGCTATCGACTTTTTGCGCAAACCCGTAGACGAAACCGAATTGCTGGCCCGTATCCAAAATATTTTTTATATCCAGCAAACGCATGCACTGGAGCAAGAACGAAATGAACTGGCCCTCAGCCTGAAACGCAAGGAGCTTTTGCATTATGCCATCTGGCTACAAGAAAAAAATGGCTTCCTCCAAAGCTTTGAACAAAAACTAAGCAGTTACCTACAAAAAAAATTACCCTACGATAAAGAAGGCCAAAGCCTCCTGCGCGAATTAGAACAGGAAATTGCCATCAAAAGTAAATGGGAAAACCTCCGCCAACAGGCCGATAATATTCACCAAGCTTTCATCCGCCGCTTTGAAGAGTCGCATCCCCAACTCTCCGCTGGCGATATCAAACTGGCCACCCTCATCCGCATCAAACAAACAAATCAAGAAATTGCAGATACCCCGGCCATCGCACTGAGCTCGGTAAGCAAAAAGAAGTTACGCTTACGCGATAAACTGGGCTTTGCTTCTGCTGCCGAACTAGAGGCGCATATTTTGACCTTTTAA
- a CDS encoding tetratricopeptide repeat-containing sensor histidine kinase — protein sequence MPYIIPLLLLFLSITYCPAQTARIDSLLAVAPSDLEQEFIRYEELIKAYASIDSSPAQLYYIQKGQERAKATKSWGKLADFWAQKGQFYLKKDSLLQAMEAFDKSLKISRTQLQANQVNQYLYINIGNLYFQKGYWTEANQHFNYALEGFLNKDDSSGINLSYRNKALVFNRLRQFDSVIYYTNLALPYIHENQLEEQFWALSLLGTAHSGKEEYNKAYYYKEKALDLAQEHTEALGQLIGYAHYSLGYVDFKLENYEQAIPHFQTALPYYMPRDFNALWQLIRCQTAAGQLQAAKESFAPFKEKYAYLLADSIQNDPKRDLYLLASQAIAEAEGDYKKAFELVKKINKDLREESRKEKDKDQLIRLGQLAFSLRKDIELKNQEQQLSHEKEVRAQKERLNQLYFLGLLMLLLLLFAGTWLYWQLAQNRKLLHQSYADLQEYSENQDELYAILAHDLRRPFGNLLSVNQRLAASLNQKKEGELARKAEGASQELYFLFEDLLSWIKEQNQGIQANYHYHSWAQLQADLLAPLQLALEEKNIQLQIRTELSELYTDSYLLNTILRNLLANAIRFSPKAGQISLIIQQKDNYYQIQLQDQGPGLSEEQIAALFTPNKKAKNGLGLPLAQKFVQLLGGEIELLSSSSTGLCFQISLPKQSHKNTQEIQEETLSFAKPSPQQRAQNYDPKLLALLAKLQAHQVGQLYALQQTYAQDAFLREALNELLELPFSGEANRFEEKKAALLQQLQRL from the coding sequence ATGCCATATATTATTCCCCTCTTGCTCCTCTTTCTGAGCATTACCTATTGTCCTGCCCAAACGGCTAGAATTGATAGTTTGTTGGCTGTAGCGCCTAGCGACCTAGAACAAGAGTTTATTCGCTATGAAGAGCTGATTAAGGCTTATGCGAGTATAGATAGCAGCCCTGCGCAATTATACTATATCCAAAAGGGGCAAGAGCGGGCCAAAGCCACAAAAAGCTGGGGGAAGTTGGCCGATTTTTGGGCGCAAAAAGGCCAGTTTTATCTAAAAAAAGATAGCTTACTGCAGGCAATGGAAGCTTTTGATAAAAGCCTAAAAATTAGCCGAACCCAACTGCAAGCCAATCAGGTCAATCAATACCTTTATATCAATATTGGTAATCTCTATTTTCAAAAGGGCTATTGGACCGAGGCCAATCAGCATTTTAATTATGCCTTAGAAGGCTTTTTGAATAAAGATGATTCGAGTGGAATCAATCTATCTTATCGAAATAAGGCCCTAGTATTTAACCGATTACGGCAGTTTGATTCGGTGATTTATTATACCAATTTAGCCCTGCCGTATATTCATGAAAATCAGTTGGAAGAGCAATTTTGGGCCTTGAGTTTATTGGGAACTGCCCATTCGGGCAAAGAGGAGTATAATAAGGCTTATTATTATAAAGAAAAAGCGCTAGACTTGGCCCAAGAACATACAGAGGCTTTGGGGCAGTTGATCGGCTATGCACATTATAGTTTGGGTTATGTAGACTTTAAATTGGAGAACTACGAGCAGGCTATTCCACATTTTCAAACGGCTTTGCCTTATTATATGCCTAGGGATTTCAATGCGCTCTGGCAATTGATTCGCTGCCAAACTGCTGCGGGCCAACTCCAAGCAGCCAAAGAAAGCTTTGCCCCTTTTAAGGAAAAATATGCCTATCTCTTGGCCGACTCTATCCAAAATGATCCCAAACGAGATCTTTATCTCTTGGCTAGTCAAGCTATTGCCGAAGCGGAAGGAGATTATAAAAAGGCTTTTGAATTGGTCAAAAAGATCAATAAAGATCTGCGCGAAGAAAGTCGAAAGGAAAAAGATAAAGACCAACTCATCCGTCTTGGACAATTGGCCTTTTCGCTGCGCAAGGATATTGAGCTGAAAAACCAAGAGCAGCAATTGAGCCATGAAAAAGAAGTTCGAGCGCAAAAAGAACGCCTTAACCAACTATATTTTTTGGGGCTGCTCATGCTGTTGCTGCTCTTGTTTGCTGGAACTTGGCTCTATTGGCAATTGGCCCAAAATCGAAAACTGCTGCATCAGAGCTATGCCGATTTACAAGAATATAGCGAAAATCAAGATGAGCTCTATGCCATTTTGGCCCATGATCTCCGCCGCCCTTTTGGCAACCTGCTAAGCGTCAACCAACGCCTGGCAGCTAGCCTCAATCAAAAAAAAGAAGGGGAATTGGCCCGAAAAGCAGAAGGGGCCAGCCAAGAACTCTATTTCCTTTTTGAGGACCTGCTCTCTTGGATCAAAGAACAAAATCAAGGCATTCAGGCCAACTACCATTATCATAGTTGGGCACAACTACAAGCCGATTTATTGGCGCCTCTTCAACTGGCCTTAGAGGAAAAAAATATTCAACTCCAAATCCGTACGGAGCTGTCAGAACTTTATACGGATAGCTATTTGCTCAATACCATTTTGCGCAACCTCTTGGCCAATGCTATTCGCTTTTCGCCCAAAGCAGGGCAAATTAGCTTGATTATTCAACAGAAAGATAATTACTACCAAATCCAGTTGCAGGATCAAGGACCAGGTTTATCAGAAGAACAAATAGCCGCCTTATTTACCCCAAATAAAAAGGCCAAAAATGGCTTGGGCCTCCCCCTCGCTCAAAAGTTTGTCCAGCTGCTCGGCGGAGAAATAGAACTGCTATCTTCCTCTTCTACAGGACTCTGTTTTCAAATTAGCTTGCCGAAGCAAAGCCATAAAAACACTCAAGAAATACAAGAAGAAACCTTATCTTTTGCCAAGCCGTCTCCCCAACAACGCGCTCAAAATTATGATCCTAAGCTATTGGCCCTTTTGGCTAAATTGCAAGCCCATCAAGTAGGGCAACTTTACGCCTTACAGCAAACTTATGCCCAAGACGCTTTTTTAAGAGAGGCCCTAAATGAACTACTCGAATTGCCTTTTAGTGGAGAGGCCAACCGCTTTGAGGAAAAAAAAGCGGCTTTGCTACAGCAACTCCAACGACTTTAA